The nucleotide sequence ATCATGCGCGTGAGCTCCTGCACGCGGGTGAAGCGGTCGAACTCCAGCGGGTCGAAGCCCTGCTGCGAATCCTTGGCCTGCGCCAGCCGCGACTGCATCTGGCTCTCGGCCTGCACCTCGATGTCGCGCAGCTGCTGGCGCAGGCGGTCGAGGTTGCCCGTGAGGTCGGCCAGCGAGCCGCGCAGCGAACCGAGTTCGGCCTCGAGCCGCGAGCGCGTGATGATGACCTCGCCGGTCTGCGCCATCAGGCGGTCGAGCAGCTGGGTGCGGATGCGCACGGCCTGGCCGACCGGCGCGCGCAGCGGCGCGAGCGTGGCGGGGGCCGGGCGCACCGGCGCGGACGTGGCGGCCGCCGGTTCGGCCTCGGTGTCGGCATCGACCGCGGCGATGGCGTCGTTGGCGGGCTCGGCGCGCAGCTCGGGATGCTCGACGGGCGTCGCGGTGGCTTCCGCCACGCGCTGCGCCAGCTCGACCTGGGTCGCATCGTCGGCCTCGCGCAGTGCGTCGAAGGTGGCCTGCAGCGTGTCGAGGCGCGCCAGCAGCTTCTCGATGTCGGAACGGTCGACGTGGCCCTGCGTGCCCAGCAGCTCGATCTCGGATTCCATGCGGTGCGCGCGCTCGCCCAGGCGCATGGCGCCGGCCAGCCGGGCACTGCCCTTGAGCGTGTGCAGCGTGCGCAGCACCGCGGTGCGCGGCGCGCCGTCGTCGGGATGGTGCGACCACTGGCGCAGCGCCTCGCCGAGCTGCGGCAGCAGTTCGGCCGCCTCTTCCTCGAAGATCGGGAACAGGTCGACGTCGACCGCGTCGGCCAGGTCGATGGCGTCCTCGGAGTCGTCGAGCGCCACGTCGGCGCCGCCTTGCGGCGACACCACCTGCAGCGGCGCGCGCGGCTCGTCGTGCGCGAGTTCCTCGGCGTAGGGCGAGGGCATCGGCGACGCGGCGATGTCGCGCAGCGCCTGCAGCGTCTGCTGCGAGGGGTCGCGCAGCAGGCCGACCGCGAACTGGTGCAGCAGGCGGCGCAGCTCGTCGGCCGCGGCGACCAGCACCATGCCCTGCTCGCGCGTGCCGCTGCCCTGCATCTGCAGATGCTGCAGCGCGGCCTCGAAATAGCGCGCCATGCCCGACAGGCTGTGGAAGCCGACCGTGGCCGAGCTGCCGGCCAGCGAGTGGGCCAGCGCGATGGTCGAGTCGGCCACGCGTTCGTAGGGCTGCAGCGCCCACTCGCCGACCTCGGTGGCGAGCTGGCGCGACCACTCGTCGGCCTCGTTGAGGTAGACGTTGTAGAGCGCGATGCCGATGCGCAGCGGGCCGATCACCTTGACCTGGTCGTCGGCGCTGCCGCCCACGGCCACTTCGAGCGGTTGCACCACCGGTGCCGCGGGTTCGGGCTCGGCGGCGGCCGGCGCCTCGGCGACGGGCTCCGCCTGTTCCGCTTCCGCTTCGGCCTGCACGGCCTCTTCGGGCTGGGCGGGCGGCGTCGGCGGCAGGGCCTCGGACGCGATGTCGACCAGCGCGGCGGTCTCGGGCGCGGCCGGTTCGGGCGCGACCGTGGCGGCCTGGGCGAATTCGGCCGGTGCCTCCACGGGCTCGAGCTGGATCTCGGGGAAGTCGATCGGCTCGGCCTTGCCGACATCGCCGACATCGCCGGCTTGGCTGGCTTCGCGCAGCGGCAGCGGCTCGGGCGCCCAGTCGAGGTCGGGCAGCGCGGGCGCCTCGGCCTCGGCGCGCTCGGCCGAGGCTTGCGCCGCGTCGATCGACAGCGCGGAGGACGGCAGCTCGGCGGACAGGCTGGCGGCCTCGATCGCGGCCTCCTCGGCCGGCTCGCTCGCCTTGGCGGCGGCACCGATCGGCGCCAGGAAATCGAAGTCGATGCCGTCGCTCAGCGCGGTCGGCAGCGGCGCCGGTGCGGTGGACGAAGGCTCGCGGGTCTCGAAATCGAGGAAGTCGGTGGAGACGAAATCGTCGTCCTCCGGACCGGCGTTGCGCGCCTCGGCCTGCGGCACGTCGGAGGTGTCCGAGGCGTCGGCCGGTTCGAGCGACAGATCGGGCAGGTCGGGCAACTCGGGCAGCGCCAGCGCGGCGGCGGTCGACAGCGAAGGCTGCGGCGGCAGTTCCTCGAGCGGCGCCGGCGAGGTGGGCAGGGGATCGGCGGCGATCTGACGCGCGGCGATCGCGAGCGTTTCGGCGTCGGCCACGCGCGGCGGCGCGGTGGGCACCGGCTCGCCGGCCAGCAGGGCCTCGGCCAGGCGGCTGAACGGCGCCGACTGCCAGCCATGCGGCGCCGAGGCCGCGATGTCCTCGACCCACAGGCCGAAGTCGCGCAGCGCCTGCTGCGTGCCGGCCAGCAGCTCGGGCGTGGCGGGGCGCTGATCGGCGAGCCAGGTGTTGAGCACCTGCTCGAGCGACCAGGCGGCGTCGCCGAAGTCGGTGAGGCCGACCATGCGCGAGCTGCCCTTGAGCGTGTGGAACGCGCGGCGCAGCACCGTCAGCGCGTCGGTGTCGTCGGGGCGGCTGCCGAGCGCGGTGATCGCGTTCTGGCCGTTGTGCACCACCTCGCGCGCCTCGTCGAGGAAGATGTTCTGCAGGTCGTCTTCCTCGAGCTCCGTGACCTCGGTGTCGGGCAGCGCGGCGGGGCCGACGATCTTGGCGGTCCAGCTGTCGGCCTTGCTGCTGAATTCCTCGATCGGCGAAGGCTTGGCCTTGCGCGTCGGCGTGGCCAGCGCGGCCAGCTTCGACGCGATCTGGGCATCGACCTCCTCGATGCTGAGCAGCGGCTCGGCGGCCGGCGCGGCCGCGCTTTCGGCCGCCTCGGCCTCGACGGCCTGGCGGCCCATCAGCGGCTTGAGCTCGCCGATCTCGGCGTCGAACACGAACAGGCGCTTGGCCAGCGCGGGCTGGTAGCCCAGCATGTCGATCAGGAAGCCGAGCGCGCCGAGGTTGTTGCCCAGCGCGTCGAAGCCGGCCATCTCGTCGGCCGGCGAGGCACTGCCCACCATGGACTCGACGTCGTCGCGCATGCGCTGCACGGTGTTCGCGGCCTGGTCGAGGCCCAGCACCGAGAACACGCCGCGCATCTGCTGCAGCTGGCTCGGCACGGTGCGCAGCAGGCCCTTCTCGCCGGGGCGGCGGAAATACTGGTCGAGCGACTTCTCGAGCTCGCTCAGATGGCTGCGCAGCTCGTCGACCACGGTGCCCATGGTCTGGCGGTCGCTGACGCGGCGGTACAGGTCCTCCATCCAGGGCTCGAGCGGCTCGGAATGGCCGCCCGCGCGCACGCGCTCGATGCGCCCGGCGAGCTTGAGCATGCGCTGGGTGAGCTGCGGGTCGCTGGGGTCGAGGTCTTCGAGCGCGGCCTCGAGGTAGAGCACGGAGGTCGCGACTTCCATCGCGAGCTCGGTGTCGGGCGGCTGGCCGCTGCGCACCGAGGCGTCGACGGCATGCGCGAGCGCCTGCACCATCGGCTCGCTCGGCGGATGCAGCCGGTGCAGCGATTCGCCGAGCTGGGCGAAGGTGTCGGCCACCTGGCGGGTGCGCGTGATGTCGCCGCCCGAGAGGCCCGACCACATCTCCTTGGCGGTCTCGATGCGCTTGCGGGCCTGGGCCAGCACCAGCGGGTCGAAGCGGCCGAACTGCTCGACCGTGTAGTCGACGCGTTGTTCATGCGCGATGCCCCAGGCCGTGCGCACGCTGCGCAGGGTGGCGGCTTCGTCGCGCGCGGTGGGCACGGCCTGGGCGCAGAAGAACAGCAGGTCCTGGCCGAGCCGGTCGGACACCACGCTGTCGCCGCGCGCGAGCGTGGCGTACTGCAGCAGCACGCGCGAGGCGGCGCGCTTGACGTAGCTGTCGGCGGGCACGAGGCCCAGCGCCAGCGCCTCGAAGAAGCCGGCCGCCAGGGTCCAGAAGCTGGCCACGCGCGGCAGCAGCGCGCCGCGGCCGAGCCCCAGGCACAGCGCCTGCAGGCGGCGCGCGGCCTGCGGGTCGCCGGTCTTGACCAGCTGCAGCACCTCGCGGTCGAGCCGCGAGCGCACCGAGGGGTCGTAGGCCAGCGAGGCCTGCGTGAGCGCGGGACGGATCTCGACCCAGCGCCAGCTGGCGCTCCAGAGATCGGCCGGGTGCACGCGCTCGTTGCCGACCAGTTCGAGCACCTCGCGGTACTGCGGGAACAGCGCGATCGAGGACACGTTCTTGCCGGCCAGCAGGGCCTGCAGGAAATCGGTGACGGCGAAGCCCGCGCGCTCGATCTTCAGCGCGGCGCTG is from Variovorax paradoxus and encodes:
- a CDS encoding Hpt domain-containing protein, producing the protein MAIQSPVAAPLAGNPPATEDLGPLAWVLGEIQKSLENVGKSLRRFARDVGNAAEIESGPLQMARQQLHQAVGALQMVGHNAPALVLGSIEFAVQGFVAEPQRCTDSAALKIERAGFAVTDFLQALLAGKNVSSIALFPQYREVLELVGNERVHPADLWSASWRWVEIRPALTQASLAYDPSVRSRLDREVLQLVKTGDPQAARRLQALCLGLGRGALLPRVASFWTLAAGFFEALALGLVPADSYVKRAASRVLLQYATLARGDSVVSDRLGQDLLFFCAQAVPTARDEAATLRSVRTAWGIAHEQRVDYTVEQFGRFDPLVLAQARKRIETAKEMWSGLSGGDITRTRQVADTFAQLGESLHRLHPPSEPMVQALAHAVDASVRSGQPPDTELAMEVATSVLYLEAALEDLDPSDPQLTQRMLKLAGRIERVRAGGHSEPLEPWMEDLYRRVSDRQTMGTVVDELRSHLSELEKSLDQYFRRPGEKGLLRTVPSQLQQMRGVFSVLGLDQAANTVQRMRDDVESMVGSASPADEMAGFDALGNNLGALGFLIDMLGYQPALAKRLFVFDAEIGELKPLMGRQAVEAEAAESAAAPAAEPLLSIEEVDAQIASKLAALATPTRKAKPSPIEEFSSKADSWTAKIVGPAALPDTEVTELEEDDLQNIFLDEAREVVHNGQNAITALGSRPDDTDALTVLRRAFHTLKGSSRMVGLTDFGDAAWSLEQVLNTWLADQRPATPELLAGTQQALRDFGLWVEDIAASAPHGWQSAPFSRLAEALLAGEPVPTAPPRVADAETLAIAARQIAADPLPTSPAPLEELPPQPSLSTAAALALPELPDLPDLSLEPADASDTSDVPQAEARNAGPEDDDFVSTDFLDFETREPSSTAPAPLPTALSDGIDFDFLAPIGAAAKASEPAEEAAIEAASLSAELPSSALSIDAAQASAERAEAEAPALPDLDWAPEPLPLREASQAGDVGDVGKAEPIDFPEIQLEPVEAPAEFAQAATVAPEPAAPETAALVDIASEALPPTPPAQPEEAVQAEAEAEQAEPVAEAPAAAEPEPAAPVVQPLEVAVGGSADDQVKVIGPLRIGIALYNVYLNEADEWSRQLATEVGEWALQPYERVADSTIALAHSLAGSSATVGFHSLSGMARYFEAALQHLQMQGSGTREQGMVLVAAADELRRLLHQFAVGLLRDPSQQTLQALRDIAASPMPSPYAEELAHDEPRAPLQVVSPQGGADVALDDSEDAIDLADAVDVDLFPIFEEEAAELLPQLGEALRQWSHHPDDGAPRTAVLRTLHTLKGSARLAGAMRLGERAHRMESEIELLGTQGHVDRSDIEKLLARLDTLQATFDALREADDATQVELAQRVAEATATPVEHPELRAEPANDAIAAVDADTEAEPAAATSAPVRPAPATLAPLRAPVGQAVRIRTQLLDRLMAQTGEVIITRSRLEAELGSLRGSLADLTGNLDRLRQQLRDIEVQAESQMQSRLAQAKDSQQGFDPLEFDRFTRVQELTRMMAESVNDVATVQRTLQKTVQATEDDLSVQARQTRELQRGLLRTRMVEFEGISDRLYRVVRQATKDTGKQVRLDITGGSIEMDRGVLDRMTPAFEHLLRNCVAHGIEDAARREAAGKDASGLIVIDLAHEGNDVSVSFRDDGAGLDHERIAERARSLGLLAADQALTPEEATELIFRPGFSTAGQVSELAGRGIGMDVVRAQVAALGGRIETRSQPGQGTTFKLVLPLTTAVTHVVMLRFGEVSIGVPSNLVELVQRVNATDLESAYLHDTHPFGSEQVPFYWGGALLQASPRSEHIAGRTNTLVIVRSAAQRVALHVDEVLGNQEVVVKNLGPQLARLPGLAGISVLASGAVALIYNPVALAAVHGEQARARQAAALAQPVAAADEARGPHGQDPAAALAPVVPQIPLVLVVDDSITVRRVTQRLLQREGYRVSLAADGLQALERLQQERPAVVLSDIEMPRMDGFDLARNIRGDAALAELPIIMITSRIAEKHRDYARDLGVNHYLGKPYSEEELLRLVRAYTSDTATLAAA